The following proteins come from a genomic window of Sphingosinicella flava:
- a CDS encoding ATP-binding protein, producing MPSPQHSDDLGPVLAPIRGAAPAAALHDPIGEIVEISGGGARIRMEGARLKALQSDPDPSVALSGQVGSQIKLQSGGKWLLANVRNLRMEDGGMVTAEIDFLGEGDEDEQTGRLVHFRRGITSYPIPGDKIFPVTGADLKQMFAAEDRAHIEIGTVYPTKDVRGALYTDSLLGKHFALLGSTGTGKSTSAALILHRICDQAPDGHIVMIDPHGEYSAAFKSNGELFNVDNLAMPYWLMNFEEHCEVFITSSGADLQQDRDILAKCLLAARAKNRAAEGITKLTVDSPVPYLLSDLTNAISNEMGLLNKATDTAPFMRLKTKIDELKQDPRYGFMFSGMLVADSMNTFIGKIFRLPASGKPISIVDVSGVPSDITSVVVAVLARLVFDYAIWSRNEPQRPVLLVCEEAHRYIPADKTSGGQAVRKILERIAKEGRKYGVSLGLITQRPSDLAEGVLSQCGTIISMRLNNDRDQAYVKSAMPEGARGFLDAIPALRNRECIVCGEGVAIPIRVAFDDLEPYRRPASADPLFSELWKQTGEEEAIIGRIVKRWRNQGR from the coding sequence ATGCCCTCTCCGCAGCATTCCGACGATCTCGGCCCCGTGCTGGCGCCGATCCGCGGCGCGGCGCCCGCCGCCGCGCTGCACGATCCGATCGGCGAGATCGTGGAGATTAGCGGGGGCGGCGCGCGCATCCGCATGGAAGGCGCGCGGCTGAAGGCGCTGCAGAGCGATCCCGATCCCAGCGTCGCCTTGTCGGGGCAGGTCGGCAGCCAGATCAAGCTGCAATCCGGGGGTAAATGGCTGCTCGCCAACGTCCGCAATTTGCGGATGGAGGATGGCGGCATGGTGACCGCCGAAATCGACTTCCTGGGCGAAGGCGACGAGGATGAGCAGACTGGCCGCCTCGTCCATTTCCGGCGCGGCATCACCAGCTATCCGATCCCGGGCGACAAGATCTTTCCGGTGACCGGCGCGGACTTGAAGCAGATGTTCGCCGCCGAAGACCGCGCCCATATCGAAATCGGCACCGTCTATCCGACCAAGGATGTGCGCGGCGCGCTTTACACCGATTCCCTGCTCGGCAAGCATTTCGCGCTGCTGGGCTCGACCGGCACCGGCAAGTCGACCTCCGCCGCCCTCATCCTCCATCGCATCTGCGATCAGGCGCCGGACGGCCATATCGTGATGATCGATCCGCACGGCGAATATTCGGCGGCGTTCAAGTCGAACGGCGAATTGTTCAACGTCGACAATCTCGCCATGCCCTATTGGCTGATGAATTTCGAGGAGCATTGCGAGGTGTTCATCACCTCGTCCGGCGCCGATCTGCAGCAGGATCGCGACATCCTCGCCAAATGCCTGCTCGCCGCCCGCGCCAAGAACCGCGCGGCGGAAGGGATCACCAAATTGACAGTGGATTCGCCGGTCCCCTACCTGCTGTCCGACCTGACGAATGCGATCAGCAACGAAATGGGGCTGCTCAACAAGGCGACGGACACCGCGCCGTTCATGCGCCTCAAGACCAAGATCGACGAACTGAAGCAGGATCCGCGCTACGGGTTCATGTTCTCCGGCATGCTGGTCGCCGACAGCATGAATACGTTCATCGGCAAGATCTTCCGCCTGCCCGCGAGCGGCAAGCCGATCTCCATCGTGGACGTGTCGGGCGTCCCGTCCGACATCACCTCGGTGGTGGTCGCGGTGCTGGCCCGGCTCGTCTTCGATTATGCCATCTGGTCGCGCAACGAACCGCAGCGTCCGGTCCTTCTCGTCTGCGAGGAGGCCCACCGCTACATTCCCGCCGACAAGACGTCGGGCGGGCAGGCGGTGCGCAAGATCCTGGAACGGATCGCCAAGGAGGGCCGCAAATATGGCGTGTCCTTGGGCCTCATCACGCAGCGGCCGTCAGACCTTGCCGAAGGGGTGCTGTCGCAATGCGGCACGATCATCTCGATGCGGCTCAACAACGATCGCGACCAGGCCTATGTGAAGTCCGCCATGCCCGAAGGCGCGCGCGGGTTCCTCGACGCCATTCCGGCGCTCCGCAACCGCGAATGCATCGTCTGCGGGGAAGGCGTGGCGATCCCGATCCGCGTCGCCTTCGACGATCTCGAACCCTATCGCCGTCCCGCCTCGGCCGATCCGCTCTTTTCAGAATTGTGGAAGCAGACCGGCGAAGAGGAAGCCATCATCGGCCGCATCGTCAAACGCTGGCGCAATCAGGGGCGGTAA
- a CDS encoding sulfite exporter TauE/SafE family protein, with amino-acid sequence MDIYLPIAGLSVNALVIIGLGGAVGFLTGLIGVGGGFLTTPILIFYGIPPAVAVASSTTQITGTSVSGVLAHRRRKGVDYQMGGVIIAGGVIGATAGGFLFRLLQGSGQIDTVIAILYVLLLGSIGFLMAREAAGALGLIERKGGAKPLRRHNPLIAGLPMRWRFYRSGLYISPLAPLALGFVSGMLTVLLGVGGGFVVVPAMIYLLGMSAQVVVGTSLLQILFVTGATTLIHATTTKSVDIVLATLLLLGSVVGAQFGARMAQKARPEFLRMALALICLAVAFRMALGLGWRPSEIYTVQLL; translated from the coding sequence ATGGATATCTACCTTCCCATCGCCGGTCTTTCGGTCAATGCGCTGGTGATCATCGGCCTTGGCGGGGCGGTGGGGTTCCTGACCGGTCTGATCGGCGTGGGCGGCGGGTTCCTGACGACGCCGATCCTGATTTTTTACGGCATCCCCCCCGCGGTCGCGGTCGCCTCGTCGACGACGCAGATCACCGGCACCAGCGTGTCCGGCGTCCTTGCCCACCGGCGGCGCAAGGGCGTCGATTATCAAATGGGCGGCGTCATTATCGCGGGCGGCGTGATCGGCGCGACGGCGGGCGGCTTCCTGTTCCGCCTCCTGCAAGGGAGCGGGCAGATCGATACCGTCATCGCCATCCTTTACGTCCTGCTGCTGGGCAGCATCGGTTTCCTGATGGCGCGCGAAGCGGCGGGCGCGCTCGGCCTGATCGAGCGAAAGGGCGGAGCGAAGCCGCTCCGGCGGCACAACCCATTGATCGCCGGGCTGCCGATGCGCTGGCGCTTCTACCGTTCGGGCCTCTACATCTCTCCGCTCGCACCGCTCGCGCTCGGCTTCGTGTCGGGCATGCTTACCGTGCTGCTCGGCGTCGGCGGGGGGTTCGTCGTGGTCCCCGCGATGATCTACCTGCTCGGCATGTCGGCGCAGGTCGTGGTCGGCACCTCCCTGCTCCAGATATTGTTCGTGACGGGAGCGACGACGCTCATCCACGCGACCACCACCAAATCGGTCGATATCGTCCTGGCGACCCTCCTCCTGCTCGGCAGCGTGGTGGGCGCCCAATTCGGAGCGAGGATGGCGCAGAAGGCGCGGCCCGAATTTTTGCGCATGGCGCTTGCGCTTATCTGCCTCGCCGTCGCCTTCCGCATGGCGCTCGGCCTCGGCTGGCGGCCATCGGAAATCTACACGGTGCAGCTGCTGTGA
- a CDS encoding RelA/SpoT family protein, which produces MLRQYELLDKIKSYDPDADEALINRAYVFSMKAHGSQLRASGDPYFSHPIEVAGILTDLHLDDETIVTAILHDTIEDTVATPEEIERLFGKNVARLVDGVTKLSKIEAQSESERAAENLRKFLLAMSGDIRVLLVKLADRLHNMRTLRFIGNEEKRRRIAKETMDIYAPLAERIGMYEFMKEMQTLAFRELEPDAYASIGKRLDQLNQGGGDAIERIQDGLTAHLEAHGITAEVQGREKHPYSIWRKMAERHVSFEQLSDIMAFRCIVDNVDDCYRTLGLIHGRWPMVPGRFKDYISTPKRNGYRSLHTTIIHDENMRIEIQIRTREMHAQAEFGLAAHWAYKEGKAAATAQHPWITDLIEILEHAASAEELLEHTRMAMYQDRIFAFTPKGELIQLPKGATPVDFAYAVHTDLGDQTVGAKINGRVMPLRTPLDNGDQVEILVSKAQHPQPGWLAFVVTGKARAKVRRFVKSKEREETVALGRKIYDEIVARLPMQLGWEALTEALKRLHLPDDEALMEGIALKRISDTQVMEALMPGSTGKDGVKPPPQRQAISIKGLTPGVAFDLASCCHPVPGDRIVGLRREGEGIEVHTIDCENLATGVDADWVDLAWGDESDGGTARLSVVLKNEPGALAAITGIFGGHGANIVSMDLTSRDGSFYTFQMDIEVHDVQHLMRILAALRATDVVSTAERL; this is translated from the coding sequence GTGCTGAGGCAATATGAACTGCTCGACAAGATAAAGTCCTACGATCCGGACGCGGACGAGGCGCTGATCAACCGCGCCTACGTCTTTTCGATGAAGGCGCATGGCAGCCAGCTGCGCGCGTCCGGCGATCCTTATTTCAGCCATCCGATCGAGGTGGCGGGCATCTTGACCGACCTCCACCTCGACGACGAGACGATCGTCACCGCCATTCTTCACGACACGATCGAGGATACGGTCGCGACGCCGGAAGAGATCGAGAGGCTGTTCGGCAAGAATGTCGCCCGGCTGGTCGACGGCGTCACAAAACTCTCCAAGATCGAGGCGCAAAGCGAGAGCGAACGGGCCGCGGAGAATCTGCGCAAGTTCCTGCTCGCCATGTCCGGCGACATTCGCGTTCTCCTCGTGAAGCTTGCCGACCGGCTCCACAATATGCGCACCCTGCGCTTCATCGGGAACGAGGAGAAGCGCCGCCGCATCGCCAAGGAGACGATGGATATCTACGCCCCGCTCGCCGAGCGGATCGGCATGTACGAATTCATGAAGGAGATGCAGACCCTTGCCTTCCGCGAGCTCGAGCCGGACGCTTATGCGTCGATCGGCAAGCGGCTGGACCAGCTCAACCAAGGCGGGGGCGATGCCATCGAGCGGATCCAGGACGGCCTCACCGCCCATCTGGAAGCGCATGGCATAACGGCCGAAGTCCAGGGCCGGGAAAAGCATCCTTATTCCATCTGGCGGAAAATGGCGGAACGCCATGTCAGCTTCGAACAGCTGTCCGACATCATGGCGTTTCGCTGCATCGTGGACAATGTCGACGATTGCTATCGCACTTTGGGCCTGATCCATGGGCGTTGGCCGATGGTGCCCGGCCGGTTCAAGGATTATATTTCGACGCCGAAGCGGAACGGCTATCGCTCGCTCCACACCACGATCATCCACGATGAAAATATGCGGATCGAAATCCAGATCCGCACCCGCGAGATGCACGCACAGGCCGAATTCGGCCTCGCCGCCCATTGGGCCTATAAGGAAGGGAAGGCGGCGGCGACGGCCCAGCATCCCTGGATCACCGACCTCATCGAAATCTTGGAGCATGCGGCGAGCGCGGAGGAGCTGCTCGAACATACCCGCATGGCCATGTACCAGGATCGCATCTTCGCCTTCACGCCGAAGGGCGAGCTCATCCAGCTGCCCAAGGGCGCGACGCCGGTCGATTTCGCTTATGCCGTCCACACCGACCTTGGCGACCAGACGGTCGGCGCCAAGATCAATGGACGGGTGATGCCGCTCCGCACGCCGCTCGACAATGGCGATCAGGTCGAAATCCTCGTTTCCAAGGCGCAGCATCCGCAGCCTGGCTGGCTCGCCTTCGTGGTCACCGGCAAGGCGCGCGCCAAGGTTCGCCGCTTCGTGAAGTCCAAGGAGCGGGAAGAGACGGTGGCGCTCGGCCGCAAGATTTACGACGAAATCGTCGCGCGCCTGCCGATGCAGCTTGGCTGGGAGGCGTTGACCGAGGCGCTGAAGCGCCTGCACCTGCCGGACGACGAAGCGCTGATGGAGGGCATCGCGCTGAAGCGGATCAGCGATACGCAGGTCATGGAAGCGTTGATGCCAGGCTCCACCGGCAAGGATGGCGTCAAGCCGCCACCGCAGCGCCAGGCGATTTCGATCAAGGGCCTGACGCCGGGCGTCGCCTTCGACCTCGCATCATGCTGCCATCCCGTGCCCGGCGACCGCATCGTCGGCCTGCGGCGGGAGGGCGAGGGGATCGAGGTTCATACGATCGATTGCGAAAATCTCGCGACCGGCGTCGATGCGGATTGGGTGGACCTCGCCTGGGGCGACGAATCGGACGGCGGCACCGCGCGCCTGTCGGTCGTGCTCAAGAACGAGCCCGGCGCGCTTGCCGCGATCACCGGGATTTTCGGCGGCCATGGCGCCAATATCGTCAGCATGGACCTCACCAGCCGCGACGGCAGCTTCTATACCTTTCAAATGGACATCGAGGTGCACGATGTTCAGCATCTGATGCGTATCCTGGCCGCGCTGCGGGCCACCGATGTCGTTTCAACCGCCGAGAGATTGTGA
- a CDS encoding MBL fold metallo-hydrolase, producing MTDAPLKAAIIPVTPLQQNCTLIWCTKTMKGAFTDPGGDLDRLKAAAESQGVTIEKLLVTHGHIDHCGSAKVLAGELGVKIEGPHLADKFWIDRLAEDGARYGVPGVPFESDRWLVDGDTVTVGALTLDVYHCPGHTPGHVVFHHAPSRLAIVGDVLFKGSIGRTDFPRGNHQDLLDAIQAKLWPLGGDTAFVPGHGPMSTFAHERQTNPFVADQVLNR from the coding sequence ATGACCGATGCCCCCTTGAAGGCCGCCATCATTCCGGTGACGCCGCTCCAGCAGAATTGCACGCTCATCTGGTGCACGAAAACGATGAAGGGCGCCTTCACCGATCCCGGCGGCGATCTCGACCGGCTGAAAGCGGCGGCCGAGAGCCAGGGCGTCACCATCGAAAAGCTGCTCGTCACCCACGGCCATATCGATCATTGCGGATCGGCCAAGGTGCTGGCTGGCGAATTGGGCGTGAAGATCGAAGGGCCGCACCTCGCCGACAAATTCTGGATCGACCGGCTGGCCGAAGATGGCGCGCGCTACGGCGTTCCCGGCGTGCCGTTCGAATCCGACCGCTGGCTGGTGGATGGCGACACGGTGACGGTGGGCGCATTGACGCTCGACGTCTATCACTGCCCCGGCCACACGCCGGGCCATGTCGTCTTTCACCACGCGCCTTCAAGGCTCGCCATTGTCGGCGACGTGCTGTTCAAGGGGTCGATCGGCCGCACCGACTTCCCGCGCGGCAATCATCAGGATCTGCTGGACGCCATCCAGGCCAAGCTCTGGCCGCTCGGTGGCGACACCGCATTCGTGCCCGGCCATGGACCGATGAGCACTTTCGCCCATGAACGCCAGACCAACCCTTTCGTCGCGGACCAGGTCTTGAACCGTTAA
- a CDS encoding L-serine ammonia-lyase codes for MVSSVFDLFKIGVGPSSSHTMGPMKAAARFAGSLREANLLARTARVETRLYGSLALTGKGHATDRAILIGLTGMEPDSLCPDEGERIVHAVRGSGSLALGGTQPLDFDEAHDLLFLQKERLPHHSNGMRFAAFDAAGAELASAIYYSIGGGAIVGESDIARNAPPEGGWDLPFDYHSSAELLAIAEREGLSIAAIAMANERAALDKDEIGARLDAIADAMAACIDRGMRGEGILPGGLQVKRRAPGLHRLLTDKAERALSDPLTVLDWVNLWALAVNEENAAGGRVVTAPTNGAAGIVPAVLRYYQRFTPGASREGVHVFLLTAAAIGSLFKENASISGAEVGCQGEVGVACSMAAAGLTAALGGTPQQIENAAEIGMEHNLGLTCDPVGGLVQVPCIERNAVGAVKALEASRLALIGDGTHRVSLDQVIETMRKTGLDMNERYKETSLGGLAVNVVEC; via the coding sequence GTGGTTTCGAGTGTCTTCGATCTGTTCAAGATCGGAGTGGGACCGTCCAGTTCGCACACGATGGGACCGATGAAGGCCGCGGCCCGCTTCGCCGGCTCGTTGCGCGAAGCGAATCTCCTCGCCCGGACCGCGCGGGTAGAAACGCGTCTTTACGGATCGCTGGCACTGACCGGCAAAGGCCATGCGACCGATCGCGCCATCCTGATCGGCCTCACCGGCATGGAACCCGACAGCCTGTGCCCGGACGAGGGCGAACGCATCGTGCATGCCGTTCGAGGGAGTGGATCGCTGGCGCTGGGCGGCACGCAGCCTCTCGATTTCGATGAAGCACACGACCTCCTGTTCCTGCAGAAGGAGCGCCTTCCCCATCATTCCAACGGCATGCGCTTTGCCGCGTTCGACGCGGCAGGCGCCGAATTGGCGAGCGCCATCTATTATTCGATCGGCGGCGGCGCGATCGTCGGAGAATCGGATATCGCCCGCAATGCGCCGCCCGAAGGCGGATGGGACTTGCCGTTCGATTATCATTCCAGCGCGGAATTGCTCGCCATCGCCGAGCGCGAGGGTCTCAGCATCGCCGCCATTGCGATGGCGAACGAACGGGCGGCGCTGGACAAGGATGAAATCGGCGCGCGGCTCGACGCCATCGCCGATGCCATGGCCGCCTGCATCGACCGCGGCATGCGCGGCGAGGGCATCCTGCCCGGGGGCCTGCAGGTCAAGCGCCGCGCGCCCGGCCTCCACCGCCTCCTCACCGACAAGGCCGAACGCGCCCTGTCCGATCCGTTGACCGTCCTTGATTGGGTGAACCTCTGGGCCTTGGCGGTGAATGAGGAGAATGCGGCGGGCGGCCGCGTCGTCACCGCGCCGACCAATGGCGCGGCGGGAATCGTGCCGGCCGTGCTGCGTTATTATCAGCGCTTCACGCCCGGCGCGTCGCGAGAGGGCGTCCACGTCTTCCTGCTGACCGCTGCCGCCATCGGTTCCCTGTTCAAGGAAAATGCCTCTATCTCCGGCGCCGAAGTCGGCTGCCAGGGCGAGGTCGGCGTCGCCTGTTCGATGGCCGCCGCGGGCCTGACCGCCGCCCTCGGCGGCACGCCGCAGCAGATCGAAAATGCCGCCGAAATCGGCATGGAGCATAATCTCGGCCTCACCTGCGATCCCGTCGGCGGCCTCGTCCAGGTGCCCTGCATCGAAAGGAATGCGGTGGGCGCGGTAAAGGCGCTCGAAGCCTCCCGTCTCGCCTTGATCGGCGACGGCACGCACCGCGTCAGCCTCGACCAGGTGATCGAGACGATGCGCAAGACCGGCCTCGACATGAACGAGCGTTATAAGGAAACCTCCTTGGGCGGTCTTGCGGTCAATGTGGTGGAGTGCTGA
- a CDS encoding TIGR02186 family protein, protein MAQAKPRLVPDVSQRDIEIRYSFTGAELLLFGAIIYPGGRAPDGGTDIAVVVKGPTQPIVVREKQKVLGIWMNVESERFRSAPAFYAVASSKPLSALVDERTAAIYELGLQNLQLSPASGTTPEQRRRFEAGLLDLQERGQLYSENPRGVEISENVLYRARISIPARVPVGTYVAETFLIRDGRVVAGAAREIRIEKLGFERAVADFADDWSLAYGIVSVLLSLGLGWAASAAFRKK, encoded by the coding sequence ATGGCCCAAGCCAAGCCGCGGCTGGTGCCGGACGTGTCGCAGCGCGATATCGAAATCCGCTATTCCTTCACCGGCGCCGAGCTGCTGCTGTTCGGCGCCATCATTTACCCCGGCGGCCGCGCGCCGGACGGTGGCACCGACATCGCGGTCGTCGTGAAGGGGCCGACCCAGCCCATCGTCGTGCGCGAAAAGCAGAAGGTGCTCGGCATCTGGATGAATGTCGAAAGCGAGCGCTTCCGGTCCGCCCCCGCTTTCTACGCCGTCGCCTCCTCAAAGCCCTTGTCCGCCCTCGTCGACGAACGCACCGCGGCGATTTACGAACTTGGCCTTCAAAATCTCCAGCTCTCGCCCGCATCCGGCACGACTCCGGAGCAGCGCCGCCGGTTCGAAGCGGGATTGCTCGATCTGCAGGAGCGGGGACAGCTTTATTCGGAAAATCCGCGCGGCGTGGAGATTAGCGAGAATGTGCTCTACCGCGCCCGCATCTCCATCCCGGCGCGGGTGCCGGTCGGCACCTATGTCGCGGAAACCTTCCTGATCCGCGACGGCCGCGTCGTCGCCGGCGCGGCGCGGGAAATCCGCATCGAGAAATTGGGCTTCGAACGCGCCGTCGCCGATTTCGCGGACGATTGGTCGCTGGCCTACGGCATCGTGTCGGTGCTGCTGTCGCTCGGGCTGGGCTGGGCGGCGAGCGCCGCCTTCCGCAAAAAATAA
- a CDS encoding glycosyl transferase family protein: MRELALFAGSGFLMLGLNELLVDLIWFKTCLARFWKKTGFENRGSDKIGRFPAIPSQPRLAVFIPAWRESDVIGAMLTTTLSRLHYENYRLYVGCYPNDPETIGAVEAVDDPRVRLVVGPRPGGTTKADCLNTIWRAMREDEARQGYPFAAVVLHDAEDVVHPDSFAWFGALIGRYDMIQLPVVPLIDSRSRWIAGHYADEFAESHLKDQAVRQHVGAALPSAGVGCAFARDCLAALAGPGAPGPFDAESLTEDYELGLKIGRPGRALFLRCRDAEGRLVATGEHFPAHWRAAIAQKSRWIAGIALAGWDRLGWRGGVGERWMRLRDRQPLLVALVTLTGYGVAAAWLLLQAFGRAEESPLDLPVLAGLAWANALLFAWRLTLRFCFTASVYGWREGLRAVPRMLVSTLILIHAALHATRLYVHMLRSGVTRWHKTSHIFPAELSGR; the protein is encoded by the coding sequence ATGCGGGAACTGGCTCTCTTTGCCGGCAGCGGTTTCTTGATGCTCGGTCTCAACGAGCTTCTTGTCGACCTGATATGGTTTAAGACGTGCCTCGCCAGATTTTGGAAAAAAACAGGTTTCGAAAATCGGGGCTCCGATAAGATCGGCAGGTTCCCGGCCATACCATCACAGCCACGGCTCGCCGTTTTCATACCCGCGTGGCGCGAATCGGACGTCATCGGGGCGATGCTGACGACGACTCTGTCCCGACTGCATTATGAAAATTACCGTCTTTATGTGGGCTGCTATCCCAACGATCCGGAAACGATCGGCGCGGTAGAGGCGGTGGACGACCCCCGGGTCCGGCTGGTCGTCGGCCCCCGCCCTGGCGGCACGACCAAGGCCGATTGCCTCAACACGATCTGGCGGGCGATGAGGGAGGATGAGGCGCGGCAGGGCTATCCCTTCGCGGCGGTCGTTCTGCACGACGCGGAAGACGTGGTGCATCCCGATTCTTTCGCCTGGTTCGGGGCACTGATCGGCCGTTACGACATGATCCAGCTGCCTGTCGTCCCGTTGATCGATTCGCGGTCGCGCTGGATCGCGGGCCACTATGCCGATGAATTTGCCGAATCGCACTTGAAGGATCAGGCAGTCCGGCAGCATGTCGGCGCGGCCTTGCCCTCGGCAGGCGTCGGCTGTGCCTTTGCGCGGGACTGCCTCGCGGCCCTGGCGGGTCCGGGCGCGCCGGGGCCGTTCGATGCGGAAAGTCTCACCGAGGATTATGAACTCGGCCTCAAGATCGGGCGCCCCGGGCGAGCTCTTTTTCTCCGCTGCCGCGATGCGGAGGGAAGGCTGGTCGCGACCGGCGAACATTTTCCGGCTCATTGGCGCGCCGCCATCGCCCAGAAAAGCCGGTGGATCGCCGGTATCGCGCTCGCCGGGTGGGACCGCCTCGGCTGGCGTGGCGGCGTGGGCGAGCGATGGATGCGCTTGCGCGACCGCCAGCCGCTCCTGGTCGCACTCGTCACCCTGACCGGCTATGGCGTCGCAGCTGCCTGGCTCCTGCTGCAAGCCTTTGGGCGGGCGGAGGAAAGTCCTCTCGACCTGCCGGTCCTGGCCGGCCTGGCATGGGCGAATGCCCTCCTGTTCGCCTGGCGCCTCACGCTTCGCTTCTGTTTCACGGCGTCCGTCTACGGCTGGCGCGAAGGATTGCGCGCCGTGCCGCGCATGCTGGTCAGCACATTGATCCTCATACACGCCGCGCTACACGCCACTCGGCTCTATGTTCACATGCTGCGGAGCGGCGTGACGCGCTGGCACAAGACCTCCCACATCTTCCCGGCCGAATTGTCCGGCCGGTGA
- a CDS encoding CC_3452 family protein, whose product MRSFILSVALVASATPAAAHYVAVPVAKSAMKVPLGGVIWQCGDTGCTAGATTSRPETVCASFARKMGAVSAFAAGGRDFDAAALEKCNARAKS is encoded by the coding sequence ATGCGCAGCTTCATCCTTTCCGTCGCTTTGGTCGCATCCGCCACACCGGCGGCGGCCCATTACGTCGCCGTTCCAGTGGCCAAGTCCGCCATGAAGGTGCCGCTCGGCGGTGTTATCTGGCAATGCGGCGACACTGGCTGCACGGCCGGGGCGACAACCAGCCGCCCCGAAACCGTCTGTGCTTCCTTCGCGCGCAAGATGGGCGCGGTAAGCGCCTTTGCCGCCGGGGGCCGCGATTTCGACGCCGCAGCGCTCGAAAAGTGCAACGCCCGGGCCAAATCCTGA
- a CDS encoding winged helix-turn-helix transcriptional regulator, translated as MDAVVIERDYQKAVLVECALPAALEAVGERWSFLILRGVFNGLHHFEEFQATLGIARNILSNRLGRLVDHGILQREPDPADRRKVTYTLTDKGRELLPVLIALRQWGERWVSGVPSNPVLVDKANQRPIAPMAVRADDGRALSLQELMWVDKKQMPPS; from the coding sequence TTGGATGCTGTTGTGATCGAACGCGATTATCAAAAGGCGGTCCTCGTCGAATGCGCCCTTCCCGCCGCGCTCGAAGCCGTCGGCGAGCGCTGGTCCTTCCTGATTCTGCGCGGCGTGTTCAACGGACTGCATCATTTCGAGGAATTTCAGGCGACGCTCGGCATTGCGCGGAACATCCTGTCCAATCGCCTGGGACGCTTGGTCGATCACGGCATATTGCAGCGCGAGCCGGATCCCGCCGACCGCCGCAAGGTCACCTATACGTTAACCGACAAGGGGCGTGAACTGTTGCCCGTCCTCATCGCCCTCCGGCAATGGGGCGAGCGCTGGGTATCCGGCGTGCCCAGCAACCCCGTACTGGTCGATAAGGCCAATCAGCGCCCGATCGCGCCCATGGCGGTGCGCGCCGACGATGGCCGCGCCCTTTCGCTGCAAGAACTCATGTGGGTCGACAAAAAGCAAATGCCGCCGTCCTGA
- a CDS encoding tryptophan 2,3-dioxygenase, translating to MSDPNGMTYGQYLGLDRLLTAQHPLSQHHDELLFVIIHQTKELWLKQIIAELHLALDMIRADALVPVYKSLSRISRIQSVMTLSWDVLATMTPSDYSSFRDVLGTSSGFQSAQFRQVEYLLGFKDGGHLKYQEKGSPEQEALRQALESPSLRDEANRALARAGFDLPAHVTDRDWAQRHVPDPAIEEAWLSVYRDPRRWWPLYQLAEKLVDLDDAMATWRHKHVITVERIIGFKRGTGGTAGVKYLQSTLEKRAFPELWSLRTKL from the coding sequence ATGAGCGATCCGAATGGAATGACGTACGGCCAATATCTCGGCCTCGATCGATTGCTGACCGCGCAGCATCCCCTGTCGCAGCATCATGACGAATTGCTGTTCGTCATCATTCACCAGACCAAGGAATTGTGGCTGAAGCAAATCATCGCGGAATTGCATCTCGCGCTCGACATGATTCGCGCGGACGCCCTGGTTCCGGTTTACAAGAGCCTCAGCCGCATCTCGCGCATTCAATCGGTAATGACATTGAGCTGGGACGTGCTGGCGACGATGACGCCGTCCGATTATTCCAGCTTCCGCGATGTGCTCGGCACCAGCTCAGGCTTCCAGTCCGCCCAATTCCGGCAAGTCGAATATCTGCTCGGCTTCAAGGATGGCGGGCATCTTAAATATCAGGAAAAGGGTTCGCCGGAGCAAGAGGCGCTCCGCCAGGCGCTCGAAAGCCCGAGCCTCCGGGACGAGGCCAATCGCGCCCTCGCCCGCGCAGGTTTCGATCTGCCGGCGCATGTGACGGACCGCGACTGGGCGCAGCGCCATGTCCCCGACCCGGCGATCGAGGAGGCATGGCTGAGCGTCTATCGCGATCCCAGGCGCTGGTGGCCCCTTTATCAGCTCGCCGAAAAGCTGGTGGATCTCGACGATGCGATGGCGACCTGGCGGCACAAGCACGTCATCACTGTCGAACGCATCATCGGCTTCAAGCGGGGCACCGGCGGCACCGCAGGCGTCAAATATCTCCAGTCCACGCTCGAAAAGCGCGCCTTCCCGGAACTCTGGTCGCTGCGGACCAAATTATGA